In Erpetoichthys calabaricus chromosome 2, fErpCal1.3, whole genome shotgun sequence, a genomic segment contains:
- the LOC114669581 gene encoding extracellular calcium-sensing receptor-like: protein MADLGTVELLTYSRLEMLLLVLLLYVNIIKAEEPVCSLYDTIDAPFLSKDGDIMIAGIFNIHGNENTVASFKSKPNPAECKVFNEREYQSVKTMIFTIEEINNNSKLLPNITLGYKMYDACSSVQLSIKKALAVLNDPRSRTFSSLPCSRAPAPVLAVIGMSSTIYTQAVSSITNAFQIPQVSHFSACACLSDKIKYPTVFRTVPSDYYQSRALAQLVKHFGWNWVGTVRTDNDYGNDGIAGFAQAAQEEGICIEYSAVISTVMTRQMYIKVIRLIKESSAKVVIAYLNAVAMKTFIDELVLENATGLQWVAVTGWMTKRLPLKEEYYKIMGGTIGMGYPNAVIPGLRDYLLNINPFWNPEDSYLKELWEVIFNCSLNSKDVTKKKCTGAENLKEVKAEYNDENEFRAPSCVYKALYAVAHALHHLYNCKDGQGPFINKMCADKMRVEPWQVLHYLKNVNFTTAYGDNVYFDAFGDPEPKFEVVNWQRGDGGLIKFATVGFYDPSLPDGNRIQMNNVSIVWAGGYNQVPKYVCTESCLPGTRKAVRKGQHICCFDCIPCAEGEISNQTNSLHCMSCPLDYRSSQEKTQCILKDTEFLSFEEIMGSLLVLFSLLGTLMTISVAVIFILYIDTPVVRANNSELSFLLLFSLILCFLCSLTFIGQPSDWSCMLRHTIFGITFALCISCILAKTVVVLMAFRATLPGSNVMKWFGPCQQRMSVVSFTLTQGLICMFWLLLSPPLPHKNFTSYKEKIILECEVGSMVAFCTVLGYIGFLSAVCFILAFLARNLPDNFNEAKLITFSMLIFCSVWITFIPAYISSPGKYTVAVEIFAILASSFGLLFCIFFPKCYVILVKPEQNTRKHIMGKMPAKSL from the exons TGCTCCTGGTCCTATTGTTGTATGTAAATATCATAAAGGCAGAAGAGCCTGTTTGTAGCCTCTATGACACTATAGATGCACCTTTCTTGTCTAAGGATGGAGACATAATGATAGCAGGAATCTTCAACATTCATGGCAATGAAAATACAGTGGCTAGTTTTAAGTCTAAACCCAACCCGGCAGAATGCAAAGT TTTCAATGAAAGAGAGTACCAGAGTGTTAAAACTATGATTTTCACCATAGAAGaaatcaataataatagtaaacttctTCCTAATATCACATTGGGATACAAGATGTACGATGCTTGTTCTTCTGTGCAGTTGTCCATTAAAAAAGCACTAGCAGTATTAAATGACCCCAGAAGTAGAACATTTAGTAGCCTGCCTTGCAGCAGGGCTCCTGCTCCTGTCCTAGCCGTTATTGGGATGTCTTCTACAATCTACACACAGGCAGTGTCTTCAATTACAAATGCTTTTCAAATACCACAG GTAAGTCATTTTTCTGCCTGTGCTTGCCTaagtgacaaaataaagtaccCAACGGTATTTCGAACAGTTCCAAGTGATTATTATCAAAGCAGAGCCTTGGCACagcttgtaaagcattttggatGGAACTGGGTTGGGACAGTTAGAACTGACAATGATTATGGAAATGATGGAATTGCTGGTTTTGCacaagctgctcaggaagaaggCATTTGTATAGAATATTCAGCTGTCATATCAACTGTCATGACACGTCAAATGTATATCAAAGTCATACGTCTTATTAAAGAATCTTCTGCAAAAGTTGTTATTGCTTATCTAAATGCAGTGGCAATGAAAACATTTATTGATGAGCTGGTACTTGAAAATGCCACTGGTTTACAGTGGGTAGCAGTCACTGGCTGGATGACAAAGAGACTCCCGTTAAAGGaggaatattacaaaattatgGGCGGAACAATAGGAATGGGTTATCCCAATGCTGTAATCCCTGGTTTAAGGgactatttattaaatataaacccCTTCTGGAATCCTGAAGATTCTTATTTAAAAGAACTTTGGGAAGTTATCTTTAATTGTAGTCTGAATTCAAAGGATGTCACAAAGAAGAAATGCACAGGGGCTGAAAATCTGAAAGAGGTTAAAGCAGAATACAATGATGAAAATGAATTTCGAGCTCCTAGTTGTGTATACAAggctttgtatgctgtagcacatgctctgcaccatctgtacaatTGCAAGGATGGCCAGGGTCCTTTTATAAATAAGATGTGTGCAGACAAGATGAGAGTTGAGCCGTGGCAG GTTTTACactatcttaaaaatgttaattttacaaCAGCCTATGGAGACAATGTTTATTTTGATGCATTTGGCGATCCAGAACCAAAGTTTGAAGTTGTAAACTGGCAGCGTGGCGATGGAGGACTCATAAAATTTGCAACAGTTGGCTTCTATGATCCATCTTTACCAGATGGAAATAGAATTCAGATGAATAATGTCAGCATTGTCTGGGCAGGAGGTTATAACCAG GTACCTAAATATGTGTGCACAGAAAGTTGTCTGCCTGGCACTCGCAAAGCAGTTAGGAAAGGCCAACACATTTGCTGCTTTGACTGCATACCTTGTGCTGAAGGTGAAATAAGCAATCAGACCA ATTCACTTCACTGTATGAGCTGCCCTCTCGACTACAGGTCCAGTCAAGAAAAAACTCAATGCATCTTGAAAGATACTGAATTCCTGTCCTTTGAAGAGATCATGGGCTCGTTACtagtcttgttttctttattaggAACTTTAATGACCATTAGTGTTGCAGTCATTTTCATCCTTTACATTGATACTCCAGTTGTGAGAGCCAACAATTCAGAACTCAGTTTTCTTCTGCTGTTCTCCTTAATCCTGTGTTTCCTATGCTCACTTACTTTCATCGGTCAGCCATCAGACTGGTCATGTATGCTGAGACATACAATTTTTGGGATCACCTTTGCACTCTGCATCTCTTGCATTCTGGCAAAAACAGTTGTGGTGTTGATGGCTTTCAGAGCCACATTACCAGGCAGTAATGTCATGAAGTGGTTTGGCCCCTGTCAACAGAGAATGAGTGTTGTTTCATTCACATTAACTCAGGGTTTAATTTGTATGTTTTGGTTATTGTTGTCACCCCCTTTGCCTCATAAAAATTTTACgtcatacaaagaaaaaataatcttagaATGTGAGGTGGGGTCCATGGTAGCATTTTGTACTGTGCTTGGTTACATTGGATTTCTTTCTGCTGTGTGCTTCATCCTTGCTTTTCTTGCTCGTAACCTTCCAGACAACTTCAATGAAGCTAAACTTATTACTTTCAGCATGCTGATATTCTGCTCAGTCTGGATCACTTTCATCCCAGCTTATATCAGTTCACCTGGCAAATACACAGTAGCAGTTGAAATATTTGCAATATTGGCTTCTAGTTTTGGATTactcttttgtatattttttcctaaatgttatgttatattagtAAAGCCTGAGCAAAACACTCGAAAGCATATAATGGGAAAAATGCCCGCAAAAtcactttaa